From the genome of Streptobacillus felis:
CATAGGTGTTAAATATCCATTATAACTATGTGGTCTTACATAATTATAATATACATATGAAAATTCTTCTATTCCTTTGTATAAATCTTCTTCCTTTTCAAATATATAATTATTTAAATATTCTTCTTTCAATGTATTATAGTATCTTTCCATAACTGCATTATCATAAGGACAACCTACTTTACTCATACTTTGTATTATTCCTTGTTCCTCACAATATTTTACAAATTCTTTTGAAGTAAATTGACTCCCTTGATCACTATGTAATATTATTTCTTTATTTGCCCTTGGGTTATCCTTAAAAGCCTTATTTAAAGCTCTCTTCGCTAACCCTGTATCCATTCTCTTTCCACAAACACTTGAAACTACACTTCTATCATACAAATCTATCACTGTACAATTATATCTTACATCATTATTTAATAAATATATATATGTAAAATCTGTACACCACTTTTCATTA
Proteins encoded in this window:
- a CDS encoding IS3 family transposase; translated protein: NEKWCTDFTYIYLLNNDVRYNCTVIDLYDRSVVSSVCGKRMDTGLAKRALNKAFKDNPRANKEIILHSDQGSQFTSKEFVKYCEEQGIIQSMSKVGCPYDNAVMERYYNTLKEEYLNNYIFEKEEDLYKGIEEFSYVYYNYVRPHSYNGYLTPMEVRRRK